A stretch of the Nerophis ophidion isolate RoL-2023_Sa linkage group LG27, RoL_Noph_v1.0, whole genome shotgun sequence genome encodes the following:
- the gbx2 gene encoding homeobox protein GBX-2, producing MSAASGPPFAVMQRPLGSSSAFSIDSLIGGPPPPGPGHLLYSGYPMFMPYRSLMLQPPPALPAGHPHAQGFCSGLALTSTLMASLPGGFSPGGQQQQQQQQQQQQQEDAGRKHAEMSALAGKERGNSATARGHVTGGQQDEEECARRDDIFSMDSDADYSSDDNAAQREDADGGGGTATLDDALHGHGHGHGSGGAASGCPAAGAGKNRRRRTAFTSEQLLELEKEFHCKKYLSLTERSHIAHALKLSEVQVKIWFQNRRAKWKRVKAGNVNNKSGEPSRNPKIVVPIPVHVSRFAIRSQHQQLEQSRP from the exons ATGAGTGCCGCGTCCGGGCCGCCCTTCGCGGTGATGCAGCGGCCACTCGGGAGCAGCAGCGCCTTCAGCATCGACTCTCTGATCGGGGGGCCCCCGCCGCCCGGCCCGGGACACCTGCTCTACAGCGGCTACCCCATGTTCATGCCCTACCGCTCCCTGATGCTGCAGCCGCCGCCGGCCCTCCCCGCCGGACACCCGCACGCGCAGGGCTTCTGCTCGGGCCTGGCGCTCACCTCCACGCTGATGGCCTCGCTCCCGGGGGGCTTCTCGCCGGGGgggcagcaacagcagcagcagcagcagcagcagcagcagcaggaggaCGCGGGCCGGAAGCACGCGGAGATGAGTGCGCTGGCGGGAAAGGAGCGCGGGAACTCTGCCACAG CGCGGGGTCACGTGACTGGCGGCCAGCAGGACGAGGAGGAGTGCGCGCGCAGGGACGACATCTTCTCCATGGACAGCGACGCGGACTACAGCTCGGACGACAACGCGGCCCAGCGGGAGGACGCGGACGGCGGCGGCGGCACGGCGACGCTCGACGACGCGCTTCACGGTCACGGTCACGGCCACGGCTCGGGCGGCGCGGCGTCCGGCTGCCCCGCCGCGGGCGCCGGCAAGAACCGGCGGCGGCGCACCGCCTTCACCAGCGAGCAGCTGCTGGAGCTGGAGAAGGAATTCCACTGCAAGAAGTACCTGTCACTCACCGAGCGCTCGCACATCGCGCATGCGCTCAAGCTCAGCGAGGTGCAGGTCAAGATCTGGTTCCAGAACCGGCGCGCCAAGTGGAAACGGGTCAAAGCCGGCAACGTCAACAACAAGTCCGGGGAACCGTCGCGGAACCCCAAGATCGTGGTCCCCATCCCGGTGCACGTCAGCCGCTTCGCCATCAGGAGCCAACACCAGCAGCTGGAGCAGAGCCGACCTTAG